One Lampris incognitus isolate fLamInc1 chromosome 14, fLamInc1.hap2, whole genome shotgun sequence DNA window includes the following coding sequences:
- the mpz gene encoding myelin protein P0 isoform X1, whose protein sequence is MLTFWALASVILLGIVPERSQAIVIYTGWERHALVGSDIRLSCSFFSWRWTSEDVTFSWTYRPDGSRDSISIFHYTGGMPYLDNKGPFRDRLEFVGNPGRRDGSILLKNLDFGDNGTFTCDAKNPPDIVGRPSSVRLLVFEKVPIQAGVITGAIIGVVLGLLVLIVVIYYLMRFLVARRVFSLSVSKHGKKKKEGSQQRQGPTPPADPSKVKAAASEKKKQESRRDKK, encoded by the exons ATGTTGACCTTTTGGGCGCTGGCGTCGGTCATCCTCTTGggaatag TGCCAGAGCGGTCCCAGGCCATTGTGATCTACACAGGCTGGGAGCGCCATGCCCTGGTGGGCTCTGACATCCGGCTGTCCTGCTCCTTCTTCTCCTGGCGCTGGACCTCTGAGGACGTCACCTTCTCCTGGACATACAGGCCTGATGGCTCCCGGGACAGCATCTCt ATCTTCCACTACACCGGCGGCATGCCATACCTTGACAACAAGGGACCGTTCAGGGACAGACTGGAATTTGTGGGGAACCCTGGTCGCCGCGACGGATCCATTCTGCTGAAGAACCTGGACTTTGGCGACAACGGGACCTTCACCTGCGATGCCAAGAACCCCCCTGACATAGTTGGCAGGCCCTCAAGTGTTCGGCTGCTGGTCTTTGAGAAGG TGCCCATCCAGGCCGGGGTGATCACCGGCGCTATCATCGGTGTGGTGCTTGGCCTGCTGGTGCTCATCGTGGTGATCTACTACCTGATGAGGTTCCTGGTGGCACGTCGGGTCTTCAGCCTCAGCGTCAG CAAACAtggcaagaaaaagaaagagggatCACAGCAGAGACAG GGCCCCACGCCTCCTGCTGACCCCTCCAAGGTGAAGGCGGCCGCCTcggagaagaagaagcaggagtCACGCAGGGATAAGAAATAG
- the mpz gene encoding myelin protein P0 isoform X2, with protein sequence MLTFWALASVILLGIVPERSQAIVIYTGWERHALVGSDIRLSCSFFSWRWTSEDVTFSWTYRPDGSRDSISIFHYTGGMPYLDNKGPFRDRLEFVGNPGRRDGSILLKNLDFGDNGTFTCDAKNPPDIVGRPSSVRLLVFEKVPIQAGVITGAIIGVVLGLLVLIVVIYYLMRFLVARRVFSLSVSKHGKKKKEGSQQRQLWTPPPLTCYPLP encoded by the exons ATGTTGACCTTTTGGGCGCTGGCGTCGGTCATCCTCTTGggaatag TGCCAGAGCGGTCCCAGGCCATTGTGATCTACACAGGCTGGGAGCGCCATGCCCTGGTGGGCTCTGACATCCGGCTGTCCTGCTCCTTCTTCTCCTGGCGCTGGACCTCTGAGGACGTCACCTTCTCCTGGACATACAGGCCTGATGGCTCCCGGGACAGCATCTCt ATCTTCCACTACACCGGCGGCATGCCATACCTTGACAACAAGGGACCGTTCAGGGACAGACTGGAATTTGTGGGGAACCCTGGTCGCCGCGACGGATCCATTCTGCTGAAGAACCTGGACTTTGGCGACAACGGGACCTTCACCTGCGATGCCAAGAACCCCCCTGACATAGTTGGCAGGCCCTCAAGTGTTCGGCTGCTGGTCTTTGAGAAGG TGCCCATCCAGGCCGGGGTGATCACCGGCGCTATCATCGGTGTGGTGCTTGGCCTGCTGGTGCTCATCGTGGTGATCTACTACCTGATGAGGTTCCTGGTGGCACGTCGGGTCTTCAGCCTCAGCGTCAG CAAACAtggcaagaaaaagaaagagggatCACAGCAGAGACAG CTCTGGACTCCGCCCCCTCTCACGTGCTACCCTCTCCCCTAA